One window of the Niallia circulans genome contains the following:
- a CDS encoding LysR family transcriptional regulator — translation MNLHALKLFHIVAEKGNVTRAAEELNISQPAVTAQIKKLEQEIGMTLLAPKGRGILLTEVGIELAKHTKRVFSLEGEMEAYLDQYKNGSIGKLRIVATYLPANFLLPKWLANYKRRYPEVEVELTTTNSLKAMDQLINYQAEIAFIGGKRESHPSLNTSELFEDEMWFVVHKNHKFAAKKVTLGQVMCEPFVFREKGSSAREKLVSLCTINSINQPTVGLQINGLNEAIRVVLEGYGVTFVSSLEVKEYIARGDLAKVDVEGIELKNPISICRRREDELSMPAHHFIEMVMNDENN, via the coding sequence ATGAATCTTCACGCATTGAAGCTATTTCACATCGTGGCTGAAAAAGGAAATGTTACTCGCGCTGCAGAGGAGCTGAATATAAGTCAACCCGCTGTAACAGCGCAAATAAAAAAATTAGAACAAGAGATAGGGATGACTTTATTAGCACCGAAAGGAAGAGGGATTTTATTAACGGAAGTAGGAATAGAACTTGCCAAACATACTAAAAGAGTATTTTCCCTTGAAGGAGAAATGGAAGCATATCTTGACCAATATAAAAATGGTTCGATTGGAAAGCTGCGTATTGTTGCAACCTATCTTCCAGCAAATTTCCTGTTGCCTAAATGGCTTGCAAATTATAAGCGAAGATATCCTGAGGTTGAAGTAGAATTAACTACTACTAATTCGCTTAAAGCGATGGATCAGTTAATTAATTATCAGGCAGAAATAGCTTTTATCGGTGGGAAAAGAGAGTCCCATCCGTCTCTAAACACAAGCGAATTATTTGAGGATGAAATGTGGTTTGTAGTGCACAAAAACCATAAGTTTGCTGCAAAAAAGGTTACATTAGGACAAGTTATGTGCGAGCCATTTGTATTTAGAGAAAAGGGTAGTTCTGCGCGGGAAAAGTTGGTTTCGCTATGTACAATAAACAGCATTAATCAACCAACCGTCGGCTTACAAATTAATGGATTAAATGAAGCGATTAGGGTTGTCCTGGAAGGTTATGGGGTTACTTTTGTCTCATCTCTAGAAGTTAAAGAATATATTGCTCGCGGAGATTTAGCTAAAGTGGATGTAGAAGGGATTGAATTAAAAAACCCTATCTCCATTTGCCGGAGAAGAGAAGATGAACTTTCAATGCCTGCCCATCATTTCATTGAAATGGTTATGAATGACGAGAATAATTAA
- a CDS encoding cupin domain-containing protein, which yields MKKSKSNAEHYLWGDNCDGWHLVKSQDLSIIHERMPAHTSEVRHYHQHARQFFYVLSGIAMIEVDGKEIALNPQEGIEVPPLVPHQMFNKSNNEVEFLVTSQPTSKGDRVLVD from the coding sequence ATGAAAAAAAGCAAAAGCAATGCGGAACATTACCTATGGGGAGATAATTGTGATGGATGGCATTTAGTGAAGAGCCAAGATTTGAGTATAATTCATGAACGTATGCCTGCTCATACATCAGAAGTAAGACATTATCATCAACACGCACGCCAGTTTTTCTACGTCTTATCAGGAATAGCTATGATTGAAGTAGATGGCAAAGAAATAGCTTTGAATCCACAAGAGGGAATAGAGGTTCCACCTTTAGTTCCACACCAAATGTTTAATAAATCAAATAATGAAGTAGAGTTTTTGGTGACTTCTCAACCAACAAGTAAAGGGGATAGGGTTTTAGTGGATTAA
- a CDS encoding YunG family protein: protein MENNLSKIEQVEKALYKSWSLESSSKWREDNPAKGHCGVTTLVVNDILGGEIKKTKLPDGWHFYNVLNGKRYDFTASQFREAIVYMDFPSNREEAYMDTNEKQYNYLKQRVLKSLDTI, encoded by the coding sequence ATGGAGAACAACTTATCAAAAATAGAACAGGTTGAAAAAGCTCTGTATAAATCTTGGTCTTTAGAATCAAGTTCAAAATGGAGGGAGGACAATCCAGCTAAAGGACATTGTGGTGTAACCACATTAGTAGTAAATGATATATTAGGTGGAGAAATTAAAAAAACTAAACTTCCTGATGGATGGCATTTTTATAATGTTTTGAATGGAAAACGATACGATTTTACAGCATCTCAATTTAGAGAAGCTATCGTATACATGGATTTTCCTTCAAACAGAGAAGAAGCATATATGGATACAAATGAGAAACAGTATAATTATTTAAAACAAAGAGTTTTAAAAAGTTTGGATACTATTTGA
- a CDS encoding LysR substrate-binding domain-containing protein: MNIESLKMFCLVVEEGTISQAARLSFVTQPAVTRQIRQLEEAYKTQLFKRHSGKLILSKAGELLYPYAKEIVEYTKLSFDAIQELNGNEEIVLNIGASYTLGEYLLPGILGEFSRNYPDLKFSLSIGNTPTILAKLEINEIDIAFVEGAVNNDELIREKFAEDELILVTSLTHAWGKKEQINIQELPEEKMIWREANSGTRLIVEAALSELGVLEEIKSTMELGSYQSIKNAVEANLGVSILPKLTVTKEISNGSLHEVKIKNLLISRDLWMVQKSHRFKKSGLKYFLQFIRQ, encoded by the coding sequence GTGAATATAGAAAGTTTAAAAATGTTTTGCCTAGTCGTAGAAGAAGGTACAATCAGTCAGGCAGCCCGATTAAGCTTTGTTACCCAACCAGCGGTAACTAGGCAAATAAGACAATTAGAAGAAGCTTACAAAACTCAACTATTTAAGCGGCATTCGGGAAAATTAATTCTCTCAAAAGCTGGTGAATTACTTTATCCATACGCGAAAGAAATTGTCGAATATACCAAGCTTTCTTTTGACGCTATTCAAGAATTAAATGGCAATGAAGAAATAGTTTTAAATATCGGTGCAAGTTACACACTCGGTGAGTATTTATTGCCCGGTATACTAGGGGAATTTAGCCGGAACTACCCTGACTTAAAGTTTAGTTTATCCATTGGAAATACCCCCACTATTTTAGCGAAATTGGAAATAAATGAAATAGATATTGCATTTGTCGAAGGTGCTGTGAATAATGATGAATTAATTCGTGAAAAATTTGCTGAAGATGAGCTAATCTTAGTTACATCACTTACACATGCATGGGGCAAGAAAGAGCAAATTAACATTCAGGAACTCCCGGAAGAAAAAATGATATGGAGAGAAGCAAATTCTGGGACACGGCTAATTGTGGAGGCTGCATTGAGTGAACTCGGGGTGCTTGAAGAAATAAAAAGCACGATGGAGTTAGGAAGTTACCAATCTATCAAAAACGCCGTGGAAGCAAACTTAGGTGTTAGCATTTTACCCAAGTTAACTGTCACAAAAGAAATTTCTAATGGATCACTTCATGAAGTTAAGATAAAAAACCTCTTAATTTCGCGCGATTTATGGATGGTTCAGAAATCACATCGTTTTAAAAAATCTGGTTTGAAATATTTTCTACAATTTATTCGCCAATAG
- a CDS encoding formylglycine-generating enzyme family protein produces MKANSSCCSINRTNINNNNPLPTPMEITKNDKEIKFKDKMVQIAGDEFLMGTTQDEGFPSDGEGPIHKVIVSSFLIDKYCVTNEEFWTFIEETGYVTDAEKFGWSYVFYQFLSPLLLQQMPKVPHTPWWYGVKGAYWKEPEGPGSSINDRMNHPVVHISWNDANAFCNWAGKRLPTEAEWEYAARGGFERKKYPWGNELTPNGEHYCNIWQGIFPRLNTEDDGYLGTAPSQSFPPNGYGLYNVSGNVWEWCSDWFTSTLSERGGQLNPKGPKDGETKVMKGGSYLCHESYCNRYRVAARTSNTPDSSSGHLGFRCVADLKK; encoded by the coding sequence ATGAAAGCAAATTCTTCATGCTGTTCAATAAATAGAACGAATATTAACAATAATAATCCTTTACCTACACCCATGGAGATAACAAAAAATGATAAAGAAATAAAATTCAAGGATAAAATGGTGCAAATAGCAGGTGATGAATTTTTAATGGGGACAACACAAGATGAAGGTTTTCCCTCAGACGGAGAAGGCCCCATACACAAAGTAATCGTTTCTTCTTTTTTAATAGATAAGTATTGTGTAACAAATGAAGAATTTTGGACTTTTATTGAAGAAACAGGTTATGTTACCGATGCAGAAAAATTTGGCTGGTCCTATGTCTTTTATCAATTTTTATCTCCTCTTCTTTTGCAACAAATGCCTAAAGTACCACATACTCCATGGTGGTATGGAGTAAAAGGTGCCTATTGGAAAGAACCAGAAGGTCCAGGATCTTCCATAAACGACCGTATGAATCATCCTGTTGTTCATATAAGCTGGAATGATGCTAATGCCTTTTGTAATTGGGCTGGTAAGAGACTTCCGACAGAAGCTGAGTGGGAATATGCTGCACGAGGCGGATTCGAACGTAAGAAATATCCATGGGGAAATGAATTGACACCAAATGGAGAACATTATTGCAATATATGGCAAGGGATATTCCCAAGATTGAATACCGAAGATGATGGTTATTTGGGTACAGCACCATCTCAATCATTTCCTCCTAATGGCTATGGACTTTATAATGTATCAGGGAATGTTTGGGAATGGTGTTCAGATTGGTTTACAAGTACACTTTCTGAGCGTGGTGGCCAATTAAATCCGAAAGGACCAAAAGATGGAGAAACGAAAGTAATGAAAGGTGGTTCATATCTTTGTCATGAATCGTACTGTAATCGTTATCGAGTGGCAGCTCGCACATCAAATACTCCAGACAGTTCATCTGGTCATCTTGGCTTTCGCTGTGTCGCAGATTTGAAGAAATGA
- a CDS encoding LacI family DNA-binding transcriptional regulator gives MKVSIYDVANLAGVSISTVSRVLNKSGYISSKTEKKVMDAVEKLNFTPSSIARNLANNETKLIGLYFPLQPSSIEGASNTYLLEFINGVNSILIEQGYHLLLINEVENDEQILANQSLPQYYNFMKEKKLDGLIIGATPIICQSFLELLHSKLPVVYVGERTVKHIGLNVYAQYKKYNKDLLNHLTQNNHKHIAIISKEGKIIKKIAHEYMIKEQSKTIQIDTYHHEGSLETYLQLLKSIFSKERHPTALLLQDISIVQQTINYLNNIHFKVPNDISITTIEHRYGDGTQCFPAITSVYVPAFQMGVESATLLFNYLQGKIEFNQEVLIESIITERQSVVYHDANNIQKTGGIF, from the coding sequence TTGAAGGTATCTATATATGATGTTGCAAATCTAGCAGGTGTGTCTATTTCCACTGTTTCTCGAGTTTTAAATAAAAGTGGCTACATAAGCAGCAAAACAGAAAAAAAAGTGATGGATGCAGTAGAAAAGCTTAATTTTACACCAAGCTCTATCGCGCGAAATCTAGCAAATAATGAAACTAAATTAATTGGACTTTATTTTCCACTTCAACCATCTTCTATCGAAGGCGCATCCAATACATATTTACTTGAATTTATTAATGGTGTTAATAGTATTTTAATTGAACAAGGGTATCATCTTTTGCTAATCAATGAAGTAGAAAATGATGAACAAATTTTAGCAAATCAAAGCTTGCCGCAGTATTACAACTTTATGAAAGAAAAGAAACTTGATGGTCTGATAATTGGAGCTACCCCCATTATATGTCAGTCTTTTCTTGAACTCCTTCACTCTAAGTTGCCTGTGGTGTATGTTGGCGAAAGAACAGTTAAGCATATCGGGCTAAATGTCTATGCACAATATAAAAAATACAACAAAGATTTATTGAATCATCTTACGCAAAATAACCATAAGCATATAGCCATTATAAGTAAAGAAGGAAAAATAATAAAAAAAATAGCTCATGAATATATGATAAAGGAACAAAGTAAAACCATTCAAATTGATACATATCATCATGAGGGAAGTCTGGAGACTTATCTACAACTATTGAAGTCGATCTTCAGTAAAGAAAGACATCCTACAGCTCTTTTATTACAAGATATATCCATCGTTCAACAAACAATAAATTACTTAAACAATATCCATTTTAAAGTACCTAATGACATATCGATAACCACCATTGAGCATCGTTATGGAGACGGCACACAATGTTTCCCAGCCATCACTAGCGTCTATGTACCAGCCTTTCAAATGGGTGTAGAATCAGCCACCCTGTTATTTAACTATCTTCAGGGCAAAATAGAATTTAATCAAGAAGTGCTTATAGAATCTATCATAACCGAACGCCAATCTGTTGTTTATCATGATGCAAACAATATCCAAAAAACTGGGGGTATTTTTTAA
- a CDS encoding sulfatase, with protein sequence MRAIMVMFDTLNRHMLPNYGCDWTHAPNFKKLGEKTIVFDHSYAGSLPCMPARRELHTGRYNFLHRSWGPIEPFDNSMPEILKKNGVYTHLVTDHQHYWEDGGATYHTRYNSFELVRGQEGDPWKGHVKDPEYPETETAQSLVSSNMYRQDIINRTYFEKERNHPQATTFDLGMQFIEKNKEEDNWFLQLETFDPHEPFFSYSHYKELYPHEYNGRHFDWPPYYYVQESDEVVAHGKYEYAALLSMCDHYLGQVIELMDQNDMWKNTMLIVNTDHGYLLGEHGWWSKSVMPVYEEIAHTPLFVWDPRVGITGERRQSIVQTIDIAPTLLDFFGVELPKNMDGQSLRETIRTDEPIRETALFGYHGGHVNITDGRYVYMRAPVTSKNEPLYEYTLMPTHMRQPFSPEELQNIEIQQPFPFTKDCQLMKIKAGEGFVNAFQFGSKLFDIGNDPNQTQEIENLEVELSLIEKMAKQMQRNHAPAEQFVRLGIPESGQMTEEELIAQKELVRKEGQLTILPNYPWERAAENQLRALLNITAVENRSALLNQFEEFVLKSEFEGVSTETVHEFIETIYEKEQRAMAQYFTGLAGRIS encoded by the coding sequence ATGCGAGCCATTATGGTAATGTTCGATACATTAAATAGGCATATGCTCCCAAATTACGGATGTGATTGGACACATGCACCTAATTTTAAAAAGTTAGGAGAAAAGACAATTGTATTTGATCATTCCTATGCAGGAAGTTTACCATGCATGCCTGCTAGAAGAGAATTACATACAGGCAGATATAACTTTCTACACCGAAGCTGGGGACCAATCGAACCTTTTGACAATTCCATGCCTGAAATATTGAAAAAAAATGGTGTTTATACGCATCTAGTAACAGATCATCAGCACTACTGGGAGGACGGGGGAGCAACTTATCATACAAGATACAATTCCTTCGAATTAGTAAGAGGGCAGGAAGGCGATCCATGGAAAGGTCATGTTAAGGATCCAGAGTATCCCGAAACAGAGACAGCCCAATCACTTGTGAGCAGCAATATGTATAGACAAGACATAATAAACCGTACGTACTTTGAAAAAGAGCGAAATCATCCGCAGGCTACCACCTTTGATTTAGGCATGCAATTCATTGAAAAGAATAAGGAAGAAGATAATTGGTTTTTACAACTCGAAACATTTGACCCGCATGAACCTTTTTTCTCTTATTCACATTATAAAGAACTTTACCCTCATGAATACAATGGAAGGCATTTTGATTGGCCACCCTATTATTATGTCCAGGAAAGTGATGAAGTTGTGGCACATGGGAAGTATGAATATGCTGCTTTGCTAAGTATGTGTGACCATTATTTAGGGCAAGTCATCGAATTGATGGACCAAAATGATATGTGGAAAAACACGATGCTGATTGTTAACACAGATCATGGCTATTTATTGGGAGAACATGGATGGTGGTCGAAAAGTGTTATGCCAGTATATGAAGAGATTGCTCATACTCCATTATTCGTTTGGGACCCGAGAGTTGGCATAACAGGTGAAAGAAGGCAATCTATCGTGCAAACAATTGATATTGCTCCTACATTGCTAGATTTCTTTGGAGTTGAATTACCTAAGAACATGGATGGGCAATCACTGCGTGAAACGATTCGAACAGATGAACCAATCCGTGAAACAGCATTATTCGGTTATCATGGTGGGCACGTAAATATAACAGATGGTAGATATGTATATATGCGGGCACCTGTAACATCAAAAAATGAGCCTCTCTATGAATATACATTAATGCCAACACATATGAGGCAACCCTTTTCTCCAGAAGAGCTGCAAAATATTGAAATCCAGCAGCCATTTCCTTTTACGAAAGACTGCCAGTTGATGAAAATAAAGGCTGGAGAGGGATTTGTTAATGCTTTTCAATTTGGCTCCAAGCTCTTTGATATAGGTAATGACCCTAATCAAACACAAGAAATAGAGAATCTAGAGGTAGAATTAAGTCTTATTGAGAAAATGGCGAAACAAATGCAGAGGAATCATGCTCCTGCAGAACAGTTTGTACGATTAGGCATACCTGAGAGTGGCCAAATGACTGAAGAAGAGCTGATAGCACAAAAGGAACTTGTTCGGAAAGAGGGGCAGTTAACCATTCTTCCTAATTATCCTTGGGAGAGGGCTGCCGAAAATCAGTTGCGGGCATTATTGAATATTACTGCGGTAGAAAATCGTTCTGCACTATTAAACCAGTTTGAAGAATTTGTATTAAAATCAGAGTTTGAGGGAGTTTCAACAGAAACGGTGCATGAGTTCATTGAGACAATTTATGAGAAAGAGCAAAGGGCGATGGCTCAGTACTTTACGGGATTAGCTGGAAGAATAAGCTAA
- a CDS encoding ROK family protein: MYLVIDIGGTYSKYALLNSAGEIIRKNKRLTIKTNLDDFKEALFSIIEEHDLTNIKGIAISCPGTVDVNSGVIYYGGSFPFLHEVNLARMIESKYDIETTVENDGKCAALAELWLGSIKGKKDAVVLVLGSGVGGGIVLDGKLHRGVNLSAGEISYVMSSLNPITRETSFMGALGSSALMVRRVAEVKQLGDVTDGEAVFNFINQGDGDAIAIFEEFCMHIAGQILNLQYILDPEIFAIGGGVSVQPILLERIKWAVEEIKQANPMHMAKPNIVACHFRNDANLYGALYHFFVSKEREFIS; this comes from the coding sequence ATGTATCTCGTTATAGACATTGGAGGAACATATAGTAAATATGCCTTGCTTAATTCAGCAGGAGAGATTATCAGAAAAAATAAGAGGCTTACAATCAAAACGAATTTAGATGATTTTAAAGAAGCTTTGTTTTCTATCATTGAAGAGCACGATTTAACTAATATTAAAGGAATTGCCATAAGCTGTCCAGGAACTGTGGATGTTAATAGCGGTGTTATTTATTATGGGGGCTCCTTTCCGTTTTTGCATGAGGTCAATCTTGCACGAATGATTGAAAGTAAATATGATATAGAAACGACTGTTGAAAACGATGGTAAATGTGCTGCGTTAGCTGAATTATGGCTTGGAAGCATTAAAGGGAAAAAGGACGCTGTAGTACTAGTGCTTGGCAGCGGTGTTGGCGGAGGAATTGTTTTAGATGGGAAGCTACATCGCGGCGTGAATTTATCAGCAGGAGAAATCAGTTATGTTATGAGCAGCTTAAATCCAATTACGAGAGAAACAAGCTTTATGGGGGCTTTAGGATCAAGTGCATTAATGGTCCGCAGAGTGGCTGAAGTAAAGCAGCTTGGTGACGTAACAGATGGCGAAGCTGTATTTAACTTTATTAACCAAGGCGATGGAGATGCAATAGCAATCTTTGAAGAATTTTGCATGCATATTGCAGGCCAAATTCTTAATCTTCAATATATTCTAGATCCGGAAATTTTTGCTATAGGAGGGGGTGTTAGTGTACAGCCCATTTTATTGGAACGAATTAAGTGGGCCGTGGAGGAGATTAAGCAGGCAAATCCAATGCATATGGCTAAGCCTAATATTGTTGCCTGTCATTTCCGGAATGATGCAAACCTTTATGGAGCTTTATATCATTTCTTTGTTAGTAAAGAAAGAGAGTTTATAAGCTGA
- a CDS encoding MFS transporter, which yields MNTKTRAQKSDIFFYSLGGFGSNLLFTLTTSFLMYFYTDVFKISPLAVGSVFLLVRIIDAILDPFIGMIVDRTRSKWGTYRPWLMFGSPLLAAMTLLLFSAPDLSPSNKIIYAIAVYVGYSLVSSLVNIPYHALTPILSQDPSQRTVIVTAKQLMGSFGTLLISGAALPVVAFFGSGERGWFFTTLAFSVLTIASYWFCAVGSKNADNLEVNKEKAANSHDGHPPLKEQLKIISKNGPLLALLIAGFANMTAQIINSQTAIYYWQYNLGREDLYSQLFIWGTLLSIPAFLSIPWFVNKFGKKKVFIVSCLITILPLAILLFSSYENIAEIFTLSVLVKVLGPLSGVLPWIMIADCVDYGKWKTGINGSATIHSMMLFTNKLAAALGGILAGALLGAAGYVAGQQQSTEALNMITYLYFLAPILGYIIAIIAFKFYGINSEVQAKMAKEIEERENQNKVVV from the coding sequence ATGAATACGAAAACACGTGCCCAAAAAAGTGATATATTCTTCTATTCACTTGGCGGATTTGGTTCGAATCTTTTATTCACATTAACGACATCTTTTTTAATGTATTTTTACACAGATGTATTTAAAATATCACCATTGGCAGTAGGTTCTGTGTTTTTGCTGGTTAGGATAATTGATGCAATATTAGATCCGTTTATTGGGATGATTGTAGACAGAACAAGAAGCAAGTGGGGAACATACCGGCCTTGGTTAATGTTTGGTTCTCCACTATTGGCTGCTATGACTTTACTTTTATTTAGTGCTCCAGATTTAAGTCCGTCCAATAAAATTATTTATGCAATAGCTGTATATGTTGGATATTCGTTAGTTTCTTCACTAGTTAATATTCCATATCATGCCTTAACCCCAATATTGAGTCAAGACCCAAGCCAGCGTACAGTAATTGTTACTGCTAAACAGCTTATGGGAAGCTTTGGAACATTATTAATTTCTGGGGCAGCATTGCCAGTAGTTGCTTTCTTTGGCAGTGGGGAAAGAGGCTGGTTCTTTACAACGCTAGCTTTCTCTGTATTAACGATTGCTTCCTATTGGTTCTGTGCAGTTGGTTCTAAAAATGCAGACAATTTAGAAGTTAATAAAGAAAAAGCCGCAAATTCACATGATGGACATCCACCGCTTAAGGAACAGCTAAAAATAATTTCTAAAAATGGCCCCTTGCTGGCTTTATTAATAGCTGGGTTTGCCAATATGACTGCCCAAATTATAAATTCCCAAACCGCTATTTATTATTGGCAATATAATTTGGGAAGAGAAGACTTATACTCGCAATTATTTATTTGGGGGACATTATTATCCATTCCAGCATTTCTATCTATACCGTGGTTCGTTAATAAATTTGGTAAGAAAAAAGTTTTTATCGTTTCTTGTTTAATTACTATTTTGCCTTTAGCAATTTTGTTATTCTCTTCATACGAAAACATAGCGGAAATTTTTACACTCTCTGTTCTAGTAAAAGTTCTTGGACCATTATCTGGTGTTCTTCCCTGGATTATGATCGCAGATTGTGTTGATTATGGAAAATGGAAAACAGGTATAAACGGATCAGCAACAATTCACTCTATGATGCTGTTCACAAATAAGTTAGCTGCTGCACTTGGCGGAATACTTGCTGGTGCCCTACTTGGTGCTGCTGGGTATGTGGCAGGTCAGCAACAATCTACAGAGGCTTTAAATATGATTACTTATCTTTATTTCTTGGCACCAATTCTCGGCTATATTATCGCCATTATTGCGTTTAAATTTTATGGTATTAATTCAGAAGTACAAGCAAAAATGGCAAAAGAAATAGAAGAAAGAGAAAATCAAAATAAAGTAGTCGTTTAA